From the Mycoplasmatota bacterium genome, one window contains:
- a CDS encoding M48 family metallopeptidase yields the protein MVFKKGFYLGLVIIILMIITSCHAQSNSDLVNTTTSIESTTDDLVQYTKEDVINRLTIYTEKLSSMYNEQDEISTVFTEANESIYYPEDFSFYSNKRSKRTLSDDNIIILTSRFLNPLINYLKDETSFKLNTYFSMNKEEYKYDKYMISLSEEYMIIKRMDIFEIWKKSVKLSITEDNKLTIKVLESTEDNSRIFYTEFSEEQYKVYIRAIQNYVDYEYYPDNSYEFYRYSGTKTEGKIRWFNPETNIYHSLELLENNTISSEILSFYNLNGQIFLYTDSDTSDEWITLKWNLVDTTGWDYAQIYEHNSENNSVYKDDENILDGYKINRYLYQSAIYAEKDFIQEELNADIVTLHQHGIQLNDTSITYDNLISQLHFFKNNYKTISNDQIINPLNINFFTEKNYSKTVLSIIDSDLIFEVYNDDNYHPVNVRIYVLSIIILAFIFNTWLSILNYKHRDGEIPEEILDVYDQEAYQKWLQYDMKNFRLSILSRTVRIITIITLLIFSVFPIFNRIILKSTSSVHLQAVLLFGSYFLIEFIIALFFSIYKHFSFEEKYGLKKSTNKTIVYDKFKKLFLTIVLGGVIIYLLSLLYYHDKNIFYFYTWLLIVIIVLFVHLFYVKLFVPIFNKLTPLEDGELKNKIIHFVEKEEYEITKISVIDSSKRSTRMFAYFYGFGKFKKLVLSNTLIENMNSDQVVSVLAHQIGHTEYKHNIYNIIIKIVYITLFFVILLFSVRSDSISIAFGFNNANLGFGMIIFLLLLSPISIILQAIKNSFSRKFEYEADYYAAVNGFKDEIQEALIILAREKFTNLTPHPIYVTMKYSHPPIAYRIKAIRKIED from the coding sequence ATGGTTTTTAAAAAGGGATTTTATTTAGGCCTAGTCATTATTATTTTAATGATAATCACGAGTTGTCATGCGCAATCAAATAGTGATTTAGTAAATACAACTACTTCTATCGAAAGCACAACAGATGACTTAGTTCAATACACAAAAGAAGATGTCATCAATAGATTGACAATTTACACAGAAAAATTATCATCCATGTATAATGAGCAGGATGAAATATCCACAGTATTTACTGAAGCAAATGAATCGATTTATTACCCTGAAGACTTTTCATTTTATTCTAATAAAAGATCTAAAAGAACATTATCAGATGATAATATTATCATTCTAACTAGTAGATTCCTTAATCCACTTATCAATTATTTAAAAGATGAAACGAGTTTTAAATTGAATACTTACTTCTCAATGAATAAAGAAGAATATAAATATGATAAATATATGATTTCTTTATCTGAAGAATATATGATTATAAAAAGAATGGATATTTTTGAAATTTGGAAAAAATCAGTTAAATTATCAATTACTGAAGATAATAAACTCACAATAAAAGTTTTAGAATCAACCGAAGATAATTCTAGAATATTCTATACGGAATTTAGTGAAGAGCAATATAAAGTGTATATTAGGGCTATTCAAAATTATGTAGATTACGAGTATTATCCTGATAACAGTTATGAATTTTATAGATATAGTGGAACAAAAACGGAAGGAAAAATAAGATGGTTTAATCCAGAAACAAATATATATCATTCATTAGAACTTTTAGAAAATAATACTATTAGTTCAGAGATTTTAAGTTTTTATAATTTAAATGGACAGATTTTTTTATATACAGATAGTGATACATCCGATGAATGGATAACTTTAAAATGGAATTTAGTTGACACCACAGGTTGGGATTATGCTCAAATATATGAACATAACTCAGAAAATAATAGTGTATATAAAGATGATGAAAACATACTAGATGGATATAAAATTAATAGATATCTTTATCAATCCGCAATATATGCGGAAAAAGATTTTATACAAGAAGAATTAAACGCTGATATAGTCACTTTACATCAACATGGTATACAATTAAATGATACATCAATTACATACGATAATCTTATCTCACAATTGCATTTTTTTAAAAACAATTATAAAACAATATCAAATGATCAGATTATTAATCCTTTAAACATCAATTTTTTTACTGAAAAAAATTATTCGAAAACTGTATTATCCATTATCGATTCAGACCTTATATTTGAGGTGTATAATGATGATAATTATCATCCTGTTAATGTGAGAATTTATGTTTTAAGTATAATTATCCTAGCTTTTATTTTTAATACCTGGTTATCTATTTTAAATTATAAACACAGAGATGGGGAAATCCCTGAAGAAATACTTGATGTTTATGACCAAGAGGCATATCAAAAATGGTTACAATATGACATGAAAAACTTCAGATTAAGTATATTATCAAGGACTGTTCGAATCATCACCATTATAACTTTATTAATTTTTAGTGTATTTCCAATTTTCAATCGTATTATACTTAAATCAACCAGTTCAGTTCATTTACAAGCAGTCCTATTGTTTGGAAGTTATTTTTTAATCGAATTTATAATTGCTTTATTCTTTTCTATCTATAAACATTTTAGTTTTGAAGAAAAATATGGTCTTAAGAAATCGACTAATAAAACAATTGTGTATGACAAATTTAAAAAATTATTCCTTACAATTGTTTTAGGTGGAGTGATTATTTATCTATTATCATTACTATACTATCATGATAAAAATATATTTTACTTTTATACATGGTTATTAATCGTTATTATCGTATTATTCGTTCATTTATTCTACGTAAAACTATTTGTACCTATCTTTAATAAATTGACCCCCCTAGAAGATGGAGAACTAAAAAATAAAATTATTCATTTTGTAGAAAAAGAAGAGTATGAAATAACTAAAATAAGTGTCATCGATTCCTCAAAACGTTCAACTAGAATGTTTGCTTATTTCTATGGATTTGGTAAATTTAAAAAGCTTGTTTTATCTAATACATTAATTGAAAATATGAATTCAGATCAAGTTGTCAGCGTTCTAGCCCACCAAATTGGCCATACAGAATATAAGCATAATATATATAATATAATTATAAAAATAGTTTATATTACTTTATTTTTTGTCATATTATTGTTTTCTGTAAGATCAGATTCTATAAGTATTGCTTTCGGATTTAATAATGCGAATTTAGGATTTGGAATGATTATCTTTCTTTTATTGCTGTCACCAATTTCCATTATACTACAAGCCATCAAAAATAGTTTTTCTCGTAAATTTGAATACGAAGCAGATTATTATGCTGCAGTAAATGGCTTTAAAGATGAAATTCAAGAAGCCCTAATAATATTAGCAAGAGAAAAATTTACAAACTTAACCCCTCA
- a CDS encoding IS1 family transposase, with the protein MINKIDLINELNKLSIKNYEDVFSFIMSFNNPIESKSDICLNCPHCGSVEFVKNGKTNKGIQRYICRECNKSFCDTSNTFLYRSRCTEDIWLKFIDCEISGLSLKETAYYNNLSVTTCFYMRHKLYKAIRNLKMKETLSSKVELDCIYTKINLKGTKPSNMPRHSKKRGNTSAYSGISHHKVCIVAAIDENDNMLLEIAGVGSESMEKYTKYTDKFMDTTLIISDSKPCIQQFVNNLGVKNDKVPVIANKKRYTTNLGNSLGDINQLATGITKIIKNSHGVSIRHLQDYLSFYLYKKQLHYRTNRKDHANIMYSY; encoded by the coding sequence ATGATAAATAAAATAGATTTAATTAATGAATTAAATAAACTATCTATAAAGAATTATGAAGATGTTTTTAGTTTCATTATGTCTTTCAATAACCCTATAGAATCTAAAAGCGATATTTGTTTGAATTGTCCACATTGTGGTTCAGTTGAGTTTGTTAAAAATGGAAAAACAAACAAAGGAATTCAAAGATACATTTGTCGCGAGTGTAATAAATCATTTTGTGATACATCTAACACTTTTCTTTATAGAAGTAGATGTACTGAAGATATATGGTTAAAATTTATTGATTGTGAAATATCAGGATTATCTTTAAAAGAAACTGCTTATTATAATAATTTAAGTGTCACAACTTGTTTTTATATGCGACATAAGCTTTATAAAGCAATCAGAAACTTAAAGATGAAAGAAACTTTATCTAGTAAAGTTGAATTAGATTGTATTTATACAAAGATAAATCTTAAAGGAACCAAACCATCAAATATGCCTAGACATAGTAAAAAGAGAGGTAATACATCTGCATATTCAGGTATATCTCATCACAAAGTATGTATTGTCGCTGCAATCGATGAAAATGATAATATGTTGCTTGAGATAGCTGGAGTTGGATCGGAATCAATGGAAAAATACACTAAATATACCGATAAATTTATGGATACAACTTTAATTATTTCTGACAGTAAACCATGTATTCAACAATTTGTGAATAATTTAGGTGTTAAGAATGATAAAGTTCCTGTGATAGCTAATAAAAAACGTTATACTACTAATCTAGGTAATAGTTTAGGTGATATTAATCAATTGGCTACCGGGATTACTAAGATTATAAAAAATAGTCATGGTGTATCTATAAGACATTTACAAGATTACTTATCATTTTACCTATATAAAAAACAATTACATTATAGAACTAATCGAAAAGATCATGCAAATATAATGTATTCTTATTAA
- a CDS encoding M48 family metallopeptidase has protein sequence MKLVILSLIVLTFLFDAWLSILNYRNKDAEIPEEVKDVYDQDAYQKWLQYNMENFRLSMISRTIRLIIIISLLIFRVFPIFNDIAIDLTNSIHLQTLIFLGIYFIIDFVIGIFFSYYKQFTIEEKYGFNKSTKKTFVFDKIKVLILSIIFGGGLIYLLSLLYHNVGDLFYIYAWISIVVIILIINLLYVKLIVPIFNKLRPLDEGELKDKIINFANKVGYEITKISIIDASKRSTKLNAFFSGFGKFKQVVLYDTLIEKMNSDQIVSVLAHEIGHAKHKHIIKNIFIMMITISLYLAVLLFSVKSDSVSTAFGFDNAHFGFGLIIFMLLISPISIILEAIVSRISRKFEYVADHYASVNGYKVEMQEALKILGRENYDNLTPHPLFVALKYSHPPIAYRIRAIRKIED, from the coding sequence ATGAAACTTGTCATTTTAAGTTTAATTGTTCTAACGTTTTTATTTGATGCTTGGTTATCTATTCTCAATTATCGAAATAAGGACGCTGAAATTCCTGAAGAAGTAAAGGATGTTTATGACCAAGATGCCTACCAAAAATGGTTGCAATATAATATGGAAAACTTTAGGTTATCAATGATATCAAGGACAATTAGATTAATCATTATTATTTCTTTATTAATTTTTAGAGTTTTTCCTATTTTCAATGATATCGCAATAGATTTAACAAATTCTATTCATTTACAAACCTTAATATTTTTAGGTATCTATTTCATAATTGATTTTGTTATTGGTATTTTCTTTTCATACTATAAACAATTTACAATCGAAGAAAAATATGGTTTTAATAAATCAACCAAAAAGACCTTTGTTTTTGACAAAATCAAAGTCTTAATCCTTTCAATTATTTTTGGTGGAGGATTAATTTACCTATTATCATTATTATATCATAACGTTGGTGATTTATTTTATATCTATGCATGGATATCAATTGTTGTTATCATATTAATTATTAACCTATTATATGTTAAATTAATTGTTCCAATCTTTAATAAATTAAGACCATTAGATGAGGGTGAACTTAAAGATAAAATTATTAATTTTGCCAATAAAGTGGGTTATGAGATAACAAAAATTAGTATCATAGATGCTTCAAAACGTTCAACAAAACTAAATGCCTTTTTCTCAGGATTTGGAAAATTCAAACAGGTAGTTTTATATGACACATTGATTGAGAAAATGAACTCAGATCAAATTGTCAGTGTACTTGCTCATGAAATAGGTCATGCAAAACATAAACATATTATAAAAAATATATTTATTATGATGATTACTATCTCCTTATATCTAGCCGTTTTATTGTTTTCTGTAAAATCAGACTCTGTAAGTACCGCATTTGGATTTGATAATGCCCATTTTGGATTTGGACTAATTATCTTTATGTTATTAATATCACCTATATCGATTATACTTGAAGCCATTGTAAGTAGAATCTCTCGTAAATTTGAGTATGTAGCAGATCATTATGCCTCAGTAAATGGCTATAAAGTTGAAATGCAAGAAGCACTTAAAATATTAGGAAGAGAAAATTATGATAATTTAACTCCTCATCCTTTATTTGTTGCATTGAAATATTCTCATCCACCAATTGCATATCGTATTAGAGCAATTAGAAAAATTGAAGACTAA
- a CDS encoding phosphatidylglycerophosphatase A, producing the protein MMEVDYELLNKRAIELLEERGVTLLDIAKITFELQREYYEDLTVEECLENVRLVLSKREVTNTVLTGIAIDTLAESGHIQEPLRSILLNDYSLYGIDEVLAYSIVNVYGSIGLTNFGYVDKVKLGKIGEIDKEGKEKGKCNTFLDDIIGAIAAAAASRIAHTK; encoded by the coding sequence ATGATGGAAGTTGATTATGAGTTATTGAATAAACGAGCAATAGAGCTTTTAGAAGAAAGAGGGGTAACACTTCTAGATATTGCTAAAATAACATTTGAATTACAACGTGAATACTATGAAGACTTGACAGTAGAAGAATGTTTAGAAAACGTTAGATTAGTATTAAGTAAAAGAGAGGTAACTAATACTGTTTTGACAGGAATCGCAATCGATACATTAGCTGAAAGTGGACATATACAAGAACCACTTCGTTCAATTTTATTAAATGATTACTCATTATATGGAATTGATGAAGTATTAGCTTATTCCATTGTAAATGTGTATGGTTCAATAGGATTGACTAATTTCGGTTATGTTGACAAAGTTAAATTAGGGAAAATCGGAGAGATTGATAAAGAAGGAAAAGAAAAAGGAAAATGTAATACATTTTTGGACGATATCATTGGTGCAATCGCCGCCGCTGCTGCAAGTAGAATCGCCCATACAAAATAA
- a CDS encoding FtsX-like permease family protein, which yields MKPLNLRNYILIRMKQVSPQIILLIIKIALFTFLCSIGFAVSYGLDKSSNMILDNYASFSFKNDVQEDRRNELLNEIRMSEGIEKEFRGSITSEGMGKLIIFNSFAWIFEIDNENISYVLNSIDGKLIDGIYPQRENEILISNELSKGMNKSVGDTIGQEQMLPKRYIITGIYEGGSNTFISYNPTPNDYIFKIEKKNIDQFYQNFKTYDEIIINTYRDEIYNIMDNIFYLLKIVGIIILIITAFEVTISVSNLNKVYFTERLGEFAILQAIGYSRRFILTRMLKELSIIILIGLIGGTLLGQLIMTLFYYLYCVDNGIPYRIFEPGVIYFSIFLSVIIFLLTYLPIKKYIAKMEWLDVIQQNNA from the coding sequence ATGAAACCTTTAAATTTAAGGAATTATATTTTAATACGTATGAAACAAGTATCCCCACAAATTATTTTGCTCATTATTAAAATTGCCTTATTTACCTTTTTATGTTCTATTGGTTTTGCTGTTAGCTATGGATTAGATAAAAGTTCAAATATGATACTAGATAACTATGCATCATTTTCATTTAAAAACGACGTTCAAGAAGATAGGAGAAATGAACTATTAAATGAAATCAGAATGAGTGAGGGGATTGAAAAAGAATTCAGGGGAAGTATTACTTCAGAAGGAATGGGAAAATTGATCATCTTTAATTCCTTCGCTTGGATATTTGAAATTGATAATGAAAATATATCTTACGTTCTTAATAGTATTGATGGAAAATTAATTGATGGAATTTACCCTCAGAGAGAAAATGAAATCCTAATTTCAAACGAATTGAGTAAAGGGATGAATAAATCAGTAGGTGATACAATTGGTCAAGAACAGATGTTACCTAAACGTTATATAATAACCGGTATTTATGAAGGTGGTAGTAATACTTTTATTAGTTATAATCCAACACCAAATGATTATATTTTCAAAATAGAAAAAAAAAACATTGATCAATTTTATCAAAATTTTAAAACATACGATGAAATCATCATAAATACGTATAGAGATGAAATTTATAATATAATGGACAATATATTTTATTTATTAAAAATTGTAGGAATCATAATTCTTATCATTACTGCGTTTGAAGTTACCATTTCTGTAAGTAATTTAAATAAAGTCTATTTTACTGAGCGACTAGGAGAGTTCGCGATATTACAAGCTATTGGCTATTCACGTCGATTTATATTAACCCGAATGTTAAAAGAACTTAGCATTATTATTTTAATCGGACTCATTGGAGGAACTTTACTAGGACAATTGATTATGACCTTATTCTATTATTTATATTGTGTAGATAATGGAATTCCTTATCGTATATTTGAACCGGGTGTCATTTATTTTTCTATATTCTTATCTGTAATTATCTTTTTACTTACCTATCTTCCAATTAAAAAATATATAGCTAAGATGGAATGGTTAGATGTGATTCAACAAAACAATGCATAA
- a CDS encoding ABC transporter ATP-binding protein — protein MFEIEKINLVYDLKKETKTYALKNITLKLENNKFYGILGPSGSGKSSLLYVLSALKKPTSGKVYYNNLILNEMGNEKLANLRKRDFGFIFQKHFLINYLSVLQNVLVPVNSYDDKYVQRAKTILTELGLENHYHKKPYQLSGGQCQRVAIARALIHKPKVIFADEITASLDHKSAINAMKVVNKYRDDALLIVVTHDSSILKGADEVIHIWDGEVKINKEIGD, from the coding sequence ATGTTTGAGATAGAAAAAATAAATTTAGTATATGATTTAAAGAAGGAAACAAAGACATATGCATTGAAAAATATAACTCTAAAATTAGAAAATAACAAGTTTTATGGTATATTAGGACCTTCAGGTAGTGGTAAAAGTTCATTGCTGTATGTTCTCAGTGCTTTAAAAAAACCAACAAGTGGAAAGGTTTACTACAACAATTTAATATTAAATGAAATGGGAAATGAAAAATTAGCTAACCTAAGAAAACGTGATTTTGGTTTTATTTTTCAAAAACATTTTCTAATAAACTATTTATCTGTTTTACAAAATGTTTTAGTCCCTGTTAATTCGTATGATGATAAATATGTTCAGCGTGCAAAAACCATCCTTACTGAACTTGGTCTTGAGAATCATTATCATAAAAAGCCATATCAACTTAGTGGTGGTCAGTGCCAAAGAGTTGCAATTGCTAGGGCTTTAATTCACAAACCTAAAGTTATCTTTGCAGATGAAATCACTGCTTCTCTAGATCATAAAAGCGCAATAAATGCGATGAAAGTAGTCAATAAATATCGTGATGATGCTCTACTAATTGTTGTAACACATGATTCAAGTATTTTAAAAGGTGCTGATGAAGTGATTCACATATGGGATGGCGAAGTTAAAATAAATAAGGAAATAGGTGATTAA
- a CDS encoding FtsX-like permease family protein, which produces MKEPLSFHQYFKGNIKKVSSLIISIIFSILLIGSIHMFLINSIDLAKMVSNQYHFYTFIDTEGNTIDEKVYQNPDIERIIPVIIDVVPFQGMAINSNGEILLMDREDIIYLMHILKIDFKEKFVPENDLNQLILDEKLIKNNDFKTGSSIDSKQPLIMNIGFKSNYLIGFLPVSEVELNIHFTSKDDTRNKGYIIVPKKSKFDEVNQYLKENVNSNFNVVDKNYYDSIVENVTDDVENLFNIVTFIVLISIGVGLGISTYVHYFQRRKEFGVLSSLGYSDKKILFRINKEIYYTSLSALLISLLLLLLEKSLINIFLLNPKGIPGFELNVQLFMRIIVIPLFTSVFSLVPTWILLRKIDCVSIIEGEI; this is translated from the coding sequence ATGAAAGAACCATTAAGTTTCCATCAATATTTTAAAGGCAATATCAAAAAAGTTTCATCTTTAATTATATCAATTATTTTTTCAATTTTATTAATTGGTAGCATCCATATGTTTTTGATTAATTCTATTGACCTTGCCAAAATGGTATCAAATCAGTATCATTTCTACACATTTATTGATACAGAGGGAAATACAATAGATGAAAAGGTTTATCAAAATCCTGATATTGAAAGAATCATTCCTGTAATAATAGATGTTGTCCCATTTCAGGGGATGGCAATTAATTCAAACGGAGAAATCCTTCTTATGGATAGAGAAGACATTATTTATTTAATGCATATTTTAAAAATTGATTTCAAAGAGAAATTCGTTCCTGAAAATGATTTAAATCAATTAATACTAGATGAAAAACTAATCAAAAATAATGATTTTAAAACAGGGAGCAGTATAGATAGTAAACAACCATTGATAATGAATATTGGTTTTAAATCAAATTACTTAATTGGATTTTTACCTGTTAGTGAAGTAGAGTTAAATATACATTTTACTTCAAAAGATGATACCCGAAATAAAGGATATATAATTGTCCCTAAAAAAAGTAAATTTGATGAAGTCAATCAATATTTAAAAGAAAATGTAAATAGTAATTTTAATGTAGTCGATAAAAATTATTATGATAGTATTGTTGAAAATGTTACTGATGATGTTGAAAATTTGTTCAATATAGTAACCTTCATTGTTTTAATCAGTATAGGTGTGGGATTAGGAATTTCTACTTATGTTCACTATTTTCAAAGACGAAAAGAATTTGGTGTGTTAAGCTCCTTAGGCTATAGTGATAAAAAAATATTGTTTAGAATTAATAAAGAAATCTATTATACATCACTTTCAGCATTATTAATCAGTTTATTACTCTTATTATTAGAAAAATCTTTAATAAATATATTCTTGTTAAATCCGAAAGGTATACCTGGATTTGAACTAAATGTACAACTATTTATGAGAATCATTGTTATTCCATTATTTACTTCGGTATTTTCATTAGTACCTACTTGGATTTTATTAAGAAAAATTGATTGTGTATCTATTATAGAAGGAGAGATATAA
- a CDS encoding response regulator transcription factor produces the protein MIEIAIIDDQNLMREGLKVILSQYDDIHVVALGKDGFDAIDICRKYPIDVLLMDIRMPNLNGVMAVKEIRKFNSETKIILLTTFDDEDYIIEGISYGASGYLFKDIEYDKLVSNIRDVYSGQYVMPAKVAQVLANKLMNQEKRKNEMKNYNITARELEIIDLIREGFSNKHIASVLYISEGTVKNYISSIYSKTNMNDRESLIEFIKNKLY, from the coding sequence ATGATTGAAATAGCGATAATAGATGATCAAAACTTAATGCGTGAAGGATTAAAGGTTATTTTAAGTCAATATGATGATATCCATGTTGTTGCTCTTGGTAAAGATGGATTTGATGCGATTGATATATGCAGAAAATATCCTATTGATGTATTACTCATGGATATTAGAATGCCTAATTTAAATGGCGTGATGGCTGTAAAAGAAATTAGGAAATTTAATTCAGAAACAAAAATAATTCTGCTAACGACATTTGATGATGAAGACTATATTATTGAAGGAATTAGCTATGGTGCTAGTGGCTATTTATTTAAAGATATAGAATACGACAAACTAGTATCTAATATTAGAGATGTTTATTCTGGTCAATATGTTATGCCTGCTAAAGTGGCACAAGTATTAGCCAATAAATTAATGAATCAAGAAAAAAGAAAAAATGAAATGAAAAATTATAATATTACTGCACGTGAATTAGAAATTATTGATTTAATAAGAGAGGGATTTAGTAATAAACATATTGCTAGTGTATTATATATATCTGAAGGAACAGTAAAGAATTATATTTCAAGCATTTATAGTAAGACAAATATGAATGACCGTGAATCCCTAATTGAGTTTATAAAAAATAAATTATATTAA
- a CDS encoding nitroreductase family protein: MIELQERLNKINQELMIKQSKRLNNQIPISVIETAIKIAGSAPSGANQQPWTYVLINDTSVKQKLVDRLENEALRDYTFIILLFKQNHGVKINEDGTIEIVKHYYAHDSVCLSAGMLVGAFHYANITYDLLPINKKINDILSRPNHETAILSFSIKGISDNSDEVTCKIMDFYEIIKGRRSIRRYSNHKFNEEIIRHSIKLVDNILSSQSHYFELVSDSSLKHKIRKASEENEKRLYEELISEEWKNALNPLKTNWQKSHLTEAPYLIIAFSRKHDNVSSRKQQNQQIMDSKTMTGIATGLLIQILHYIGLSTLTYTPSPMRFLNSILDIPSHLTPMMVLPIGYKDKSYQLPDIKRKELEDILIKFKR; this comes from the coding sequence ATGATTGAGTTACAGGAAAGATTAAATAAAATTAACCAGGAGTTAATGATTAAACAATCAAAAAGATTAAATAATCAAATCCCAATTAGTGTGATTGAAACAGCGATTAAAATTGCTGGAAGTGCTCCATCAGGTGCTAATCAACAGCCTTGGACGTATGTATTGATAAATGATACATCAGTTAAACAAAAACTAGTTGATAGATTAGAAAATGAAGCATTAAGGGATTATACTTTTATCATTCTATTATTTAAACAAAATCATGGAGTAAAAATAAATGAAGATGGGACTATAGAAATTGTTAAACATTATTATGCACATGATTCAGTTTGTTTATCAGCTGGAATGTTGGTAGGTGCCTTTCATTACGCAAATATTACTTATGATTTATTACCGATTAACAAAAAGATAAATGATATTTTATCAAGACCCAATCATGAAACAGCTATCTTATCCTTTTCAATAAAAGGAATAAGTGATAATTCAGATGAAGTGACTTGTAAGATAATGGATTTTTATGAAATTATAAAGGGGAGAAGAAGTATAAGACGCTACAGTAATCATAAGTTTAATGAAGAAATAATCAGACATTCAATTAAACTTGTTGATAATATACTAAGTAGTCAATCTCATTACTTTGAACTTGTTTCTGACAGTTCATTAAAACATAAAATAAGAAAGGCATCAGAAGAAAATGAGAAGCGACTATATGAAGAATTGATTTCAGAAGAATGGAAGAATGCGTTGAATCCATTGAAAACCAATTGGCAAAAATCCCATTTAACAGAAGCACCTTATCTCATTATTGCTTTTAGTAGAAAACATGATAATGTTTCAAGTAGAAAACAACAGAATCAACAAATCATGGATTCGAAAACAATGACAGGGATTGCAACGGGTCTTTTAATTCAGATATTACACTATATTGGATTATCAACACTCACTTATACGCCTAGTCCAATGAGGTTTTTAAATAGTATATTAGATATACCAAGTCATTTAACACCAATGATGGTTTTACCTATCGGGTACAAAGACAAAAGTTATCAACTACCTGACATAAAAAGAAAAGAATTAGAAGATATCCTAATAAAATTTAAAAGATAA
- a CDS encoding GNAT family N-acetyltransferase, translating into MNIETILADDKTSNIIRNLYPLYLYDLSEFNGTLPNEYGIYEDEPVKTLEEQYHVQDLWFQEPGLLYPFIIFKDKLPVGFALVSTGKYSPKTTDYYLYEFFLLRPYRGENIAEIAAKQVFDKFKGKWELFTHPTPSNIRAQSFWQKTINHYTSGNFTRENGPTFDGEKIIFRFSNNID; encoded by the coding sequence ATGAATATTGAGACAATATTGGCAGATGATAAAACATCAAACATTATTAGAAATTTATATCCGTTATACTTATATGATTTATCAGAATTTAATGGTACGCTTCCTAATGAATATGGGATTTATGAAGATGAACCCGTTAAAACATTAGAAGAACAATATCATGTACAAGACTTATGGTTTCAAGAACCAGGTCTATTGTATCCTTTTATCATCTTTAAGGATAAGCTACCAGTAGGTTTTGCTTTAGTTTCTACCGGCAAGTATTCACCTAAAACGACGGATTATTATTTGTATGAGTTTTTCTTACTTCGACCATACCGTGGGGAAAATATCGCTGAAATAGCGGCAAAACAAGTATTTGATAAATTTAAAGGGAAGTGGGAACTTTTTACTCATCCTACCCCATCAAATATAAGAGCACAATCATTTTGGCAGAAAACGATTAATCATTATACATCAGGAAATTTCACGAGAGAAAATGGTCCAACTTTTGATGGTGAAAAGATAATATTTAGATTTAGTAATAATATTGATTAA